GGTGTGGGTGTCCTGATCGACCCGTAACTGCACGTTGACGGGATTGACGTTCATGCTGCGGGCGCTGAGCGGTGCGAGGCTCTTGAAGAGCGTGACCTTGCCGTCGGAGGTCAGGAGCGAGGCCGCGCCCGCGCCGAGGTTGTAGAAGCTGACGCGTGCCTGGGTCACGCTGGGGCTGGTCGACTCGCCCAGTACGGTCAGGGTGGCCTTACCGCGCGTTCCGGTCAGGGCGACCGTGTAGAAGTGGCCCGCCTCGATCTTGAGCGGCTGGCTCAGTTTCAGCGGCGGTACGGCCAGCAGCGGCGACCCTTCGGGAACGACGTGGTACGCGCTGACCTCGCGGGAGGCAAGCGCGGCGTCGAAGGGCTGCCCCGAGAGTGTCACGGGCAGAGGAGCGCCCTCGACGGCATTGACGACCCGCACGAAGGCGGCGTTGGCCGGGGGCGCGGCCTGATAGAGGGTGTCCTGCGCCAGCACGGGAGCGGCGGTCAGCAGGGAAAGAGAGATCAGCAGG
The genomic region above belongs to Deinococcus sp. KNUC1210 and contains:
- a CDS encoding alginate O-acetyltransferase AlgF; the protein is MNRSLPLLISLSLLTAAPVLAQDTLYQAAPPANAAFVRVVNAVEGAPLPVTLSGQPFDAALASREVSAYHVVPEGSPLLAVPPLKLSQPLKIEAGHFYTVALTGTRGKATLTVLGESTSPSVTQARVSFYNLGAGAASLLTSDGKVTLFKSLAPLSARSMNVNPVNVQLRVDQDTHTLTTLAVTRLQARQSYSVFVFGGASATATWVPSSTKP